The following proteins come from a genomic window of Prionailurus viverrinus isolate Anna chromosome D1, UM_Priviv_1.0, whole genome shotgun sequence:
- the APOA5 gene encoding apolipoprotein A-V, with protein sequence MASMTALLTWALALLPALASAQTQKGFWDYFSQSSGDKGKAEQVQRQKLAWEPTSLKDSLEQDLSNIDKFLEKLGPLSGQAREPPALPQDPADMRRQLQEELVQVRARLEPYMAEAHEQVGWNLEGLRRQLKPYTAELMEQVALRVQELQEQLRVVGEGTKAQLLGGVDEARGLLRELQNLVAHHTGRVQALFHPYAQRLVSGIGRHVQDLHRSVAPHAVASPARLSRCVQTLSRKLTLKAKALHARIQQNLDQLREELSAFAGARADGAVEGTSRDPQVLSQEVRQRLQAFRHDTFLQIADFTRAIDRETEEVQLQLAPPPPGHSAFAPEFLQADSGKALSKLQARLEDLWEDINYSLHDHGLGHQEEP encoded by the exons ATGGCCAGCATGACTGCACTTCTGACCTGGGCTTTGGCTCTGCTCCCAG CGCTTGCAAGTGCCCAGACACAGAAAGGCTTCTGGGACTACTTCAGCCAGAGCAGCGGGGACAAAGGCAAGGCCGAGCAGGTCCAGCGGCAGAAGCTGGCATGGGAACCCAC gagccTGAAAGACAGCCTTGAGCAAGACCTCAGCAATATAGACAAGTTCCTGGAAAAGCTGGGCCCTCTCAGTGGGCAGGCGAGGGAGCCTCCTGCGCTCCCCCAGGACCCGGCGGACATGCGGCGGCAGCTGCAGGAGGAGCTGGTGCAGGTGAGGGCGCGCCTGGAGCCCTACATGGCAGAGGCGCACGAGCAAGTGGGCTGGAACCTGGAGGGCTTGCGGCGGCAGCTGAAGCCCTACACCGCGGAGCTGATGGAGCAGGTGGCGCTGCGCGTACAGGAGCTGCAGGAACAGTTGCGCGTGGTCGGAGAGGGCACCAAGGCCCAGCTGCTGGGCGGCGTGGACGAGGCGCGGGGCCTGCTGCGGGAGCTGCAGAACCTCGTGGCGCACCACACGGGCCGCGTCCAGGCGCTCTTCCACCCCTACGCCCAGCGCCTAGTGAGCGGCATCGGGCGCCACGTGCAGGACCTGCACCGCAGCGTGGCCCCGCACGCCGTCGCCAGTCCCGCGCGCCTCAGCCGCTGCGTGCAGACGCTCTCGCGCAAACTCACGCTCAAGGCCAAGGCGCTGCACGCGCGCATCCAGCAGAACCTGGACCAGCTGCGGGAAGAGCTCAGCGCCTTTGCCGGCGCCCGCGCTGATGGCGCGGTTGAAGGGACCAGCCGGGACCCCCAGGTGCTGTCCCAGGAGGTGCGTCAGCGACTCCAGGCCTTCCGCCACGACACCTTCCTGCAGATCGCCGACTTCACTCGTGCCATTGACCGGGAGACCGAGGAGGTCCAGCTGCAGCTGGCGCCGCCCCCTCCAGGTCACAGTGCCTTCGCCCCAGAGTTTCTCCAAGCGGACAGTGGCAAGGCCCTGAGCAAGCTGCAGGCCCGTCTCGAAGACCTGTGGGAAGACATCAACTACAGCCTTCACGACCATGGTCTCGGCCATCAAGAGGAGCCCTGA